In a genomic window of Planctomycetaceae bacterium:
- a CDS encoding EAL domain-containing protein, which produces MTTTMNPPPTANTAPLIETHWLLEGCLPNQTGISRIAMHQFPFCIGRDAACDLQIASRSVSKRHAKILHNPAAVIVQDLSSTNGTFVNGGRISVPTPVGVNDLIQFADIEMRLAREVSQAAEFTCVAQQPEQSWLISRLNEVLNEGRMKVYFQPIVTGPDREIFGYEALVRTDVSGLESPLELFRAATRLGLSTRLSQNCRSEAVRAIEEAGVPGALFLNTEPNEVLGEELIRSMKDLRDLTNNRQLVLEIHEEAMQETKTLSKFAAALRDLGIQLAFDDFGAGQSRLLELAQILPDYLKFDRSLVKDLGTPGALHENLVRTLHETANSLGIKTLAEGLETAESIQACDTIGFDFHQGFAFGRPQPFRIS; this is translated from the coding sequence ATGACGACGACAATGAACCCTCCTCCGACCGCGAACACAGCGCCTCTGATTGAAACACATTGGCTTCTGGAAGGTTGCCTGCCAAACCAGACGGGGATTTCGCGGATTGCCATGCATCAATTTCCTTTCTGCATTGGTCGGGATGCAGCCTGTGATCTGCAGATTGCTTCTCGCAGTGTTTCCAAAAGACATGCAAAAATTCTGCACAATCCAGCCGCTGTGATCGTCCAGGATCTCAGCAGCACGAACGGGACCTTTGTTAACGGCGGGCGAATTTCGGTTCCGACACCCGTTGGCGTCAATGATTTGATTCAGTTCGCTGATATCGAAATGCGGCTGGCGCGAGAGGTTTCGCAGGCTGCCGAATTCACATGCGTTGCACAGCAACCGGAACAAAGCTGGTTGATTTCGCGTCTGAACGAAGTACTCAACGAAGGTCGTATGAAGGTCTATTTTCAGCCAATTGTGACTGGACCCGATCGGGAAATATTTGGCTATGAAGCATTGGTACGCACTGATGTTTCCGGACTGGAATCGCCGTTGGAACTGTTTCGAGCCGCAACGCGTCTGGGACTGAGCACCCGACTGAGTCAGAATTGCCGTTCAGAGGCTGTGCGAGCCATAGAAGAGGCCGGCGTTCCCGGAGCACTATTTCTCAACACCGAACCGAATGAAGTTCTGGGTGAGGAACTGATTCGTTCTATGAAGGATCTGAGAGACCTCACAAATAACCGACAGCTGGTTCTGGAGATCCATGAGGAGGCTATGCAGGAGACAAAGACTCTCAGTAAGTTCGCGGCAGCGCTGCGTGACCTCGGAATTCAGCTCGCGTTTGACGACTTCGGCGCTGGGCAGTCGCGACTGCTGGAGCTGGCGCAGATTCTTCCGGACTATCTGAAGTTCGATCGATCACTTGTGAAGGATCTGGGAACGCCCGGAGCGCTGCATGAAAATCTCGTGCGTACTCTGCACGAAACTGCGAATTCATTGGGAATCAAGACACTGGCTGAGGGCCTGGAAACGGCAGAATCGATTCAGGCATGTGATACGATTGGATTCGATTTTCATCAGGGATTCGCGTTTGGCAGGCCACAGCCTTTCAGAATCAGTTGA